One window of Dehalobacterium formicoaceticum genomic DNA carries:
- the istA gene encoding IS21 family transposase: protein MTDWKMYSEIQQKKKEGFKKTQAARKLGINFRTVNKYWDMPPDEYALTLEDTRTRCKKGDIYEEELVSWLKDNPDMSSAQLYDWLKERHGDAKLSDRTLRLYVAHLRIEYNIPKRANFRQYEALEDPPMGYQAQVDMGQIWLKKADGKRTQVYCFAMVLSHSRYKFVYWTDRPFTTQMFVNAHNKAFAYFGGKPKEIVYDQDKVLAVSENSGDIIYTEGFQHYTSIMKFKVYLCKGADPETKGRVEAVVKYAKYNFAKHRIFDNIDDFNQLCLAWLERTGNAKVHEITKKIPAEVFALEKQHLMPVPAYKNISSSKSLPYIVRKDNTVLYKSNRYRVPKGTYKPGLKVNLLIDKGSMVIADVETGEIYARHKISIDKGKLISINHQERDLNNKQELLYQKAFKSLLYLDEARVLLDAIKKDKPRYFKDQLGVILRICEEILDPYVIRQALHYCVEKKLWSAGDFRSSMEYFKELQQEPHKASPLKISQIPSKYKGNNPKVRDINEYKRAMKGCVADD, encoded by the coding sequence ATGACAGATTGGAAAATGTATAGTGAAATTCAACAAAAGAAAAAAGAGGGTTTTAAAAAGACCCAGGCAGCTAGAAAACTAGGCATTAATTTCAGAACAGTAAACAAATATTGGGACATGCCACCGGATGAGTACGCGCTTACTCTAGAGGATACCCGTACAAGATGCAAAAAAGGCGATATTTATGAGGAAGAGCTTGTCAGTTGGCTAAAAGATAATCCTGATATGTCTTCAGCGCAGCTTTATGACTGGCTCAAAGAGCGGCATGGTGACGCGAAGCTTTCTGACAGAACATTAAGACTTTATGTAGCGCATTTAAGAATAGAGTACAACATTCCAAAGAGGGCAAATTTCAGACAATATGAAGCGCTAGAAGACCCGCCAATGGGCTATCAAGCGCAGGTAGATATGGGCCAGATATGGTTAAAAAAGGCTGACGGAAAACGAACACAAGTATACTGCTTTGCAATGGTGCTGTCTCACTCACGGTACAAGTTTGTATACTGGACTGACCGGCCCTTTACTACACAGATGTTTGTGAATGCTCATAACAAAGCATTTGCCTACTTTGGGGGCAAGCCAAAAGAGATTGTATATGATCAGGATAAAGTGCTGGCAGTATCTGAAAATAGTGGTGATATCATCTACACCGAAGGATTTCAGCATTATACAAGTATAATGAAATTTAAGGTTTATTTGTGTAAGGGTGCTGATCCAGAGACCAAAGGACGAGTCGAAGCCGTTGTGAAATATGCAAAATATAATTTTGCCAAGCATCGCATATTTGATAATATAGATGACTTTAACCAGCTTTGTCTTGCTTGGCTTGAAAGAACAGGCAATGCAAAGGTTCATGAAATTACAAAAAAGATACCAGCAGAAGTGTTCGCCCTTGAAAAACAACACCTGATGCCGGTACCTGCATATAAAAACATATCTTCCAGTAAAAGTTTACCTTATATCGTCAGAAAAGACAATACAGTTTTATATAAGTCCAACCGATATAGGGTTCCAAAGGGAACATATAAACCTGGTCTAAAAGTAAATTTACTAATCGACAAGGGCAGTATGGTAATTGCAGATGTGGAAACGGGTGAAATATACGCAAGACATAAGATATCTATTGACAAGGGTAAATTAATTTCAATAAACCATCAGGAGAGAGATTTAAATAATAAACAGGAACTGCTCTATCAAAAAGCTTTTAAATCTCTGCTCTATCTTGATGAGGCAAGAGTACTGCTTGATGCTATAAAGAAAGATAAACCACGGTATTTTAAAGACCAATTAGGCGTAATACTGAGGATATGTGAAGAGATACTTGATCCTTATGTCATAAGACAGGCACTACATTACTGTGTTGAGAAAAAACTTTGGTCAGCGGGTGACTTTAGGTCAAGTATGGAATATTTTAAGGAATTGCAACAGGAGCCACATAAAGCATCACCATTGAAGATATCCCAAATACCGTCAAAATATAAGGGCAACAATCCTAAGGTAAGGGATATCAATGAATACAAGAGAGCAATGAAGGGATGTGTGGCTGATGATTAA
- the istB gene encoding IS21-like element helper ATPase IstB, whose translation MINMKDIKADAYSLGLINTRDSIDKLIKVAEEKNQTYTELISAVLTGELKYRVNRAKEKRIKEAGFPYIKKLEDFDVSFQYSITEKQLKQLAELKWIEQMYNLIFLGPPGVGKSHLSIALAYKAAQEGYKVSFTTMSNLVQILRTQEISRRSKTKINRIYKSSLVVIDEVGYLPIERTDANLFFQLISDLHEQASIIITSNKGFEEWTEFLGDAALATAILDRLTYRCDMISLEGKSYRLEHRSSFLGKN comes from the coding sequence ATGATTAACATGAAAGATATAAAAGCGGACGCGTACAGCCTAGGTTTAATCAATACGAGGGACAGCATCGATAAACTCATAAAAGTCGCAGAAGAAAAGAATCAGACTTATACCGAGCTTATTTCAGCTGTATTAACAGGAGAACTAAAATATAGAGTAAACAGAGCAAAGGAGAAACGAATCAAGGAGGCTGGTTTCCCCTACATAAAAAAACTGGAAGATTTTGACGTCAGTTTTCAGTATTCGATTACCGAGAAACAACTAAAGCAACTTGCTGAGCTTAAGTGGATTGAACAAATGTATAATCTAATATTTTTAGGCCCTCCGGGTGTTGGAAAGTCGCATCTTAGCATAGCATTGGCCTATAAGGCAGCACAGGAAGGTTATAAGGTAAGTTTCACCACTATGAGTAACCTGGTACAGATACTAAGGACCCAGGAGATATCCAGAAGAAGCAAAACTAAGATTAACAGGATATATAAGTCCAGTCTTGTTGTAATTGATGAAGTTGGGTACCTTCCGATAGAAAGAACGGATGCAAACCTTTTTTTTCAGTTAATATCAGATTTGCATGAGCAGGCATCTATAATCATAACATCAAACAAAGGTTTTGAGGAATGGACAGAGTTTTTAGGAGATGCGGCATTAGCTACCGCAATCTTGGACAGACTTACGTACCGTTGCGATATGATTTCACTAGAAGGAAAAAGTTATCGATTAGAACACAGAAGTTCATTCTTAGGCAAAAATTAA
- the nuoE gene encoding NADH-quinone oxidoreductase subunit NuoE, whose protein sequence is MTECCQQQSWSMEEVEQILDAYQGQSSALIEVLHQVQHVVGYLPREIQVKIAKALDVSLGEVYSVISFYSNFNIKPKGKHQICVCKGTACYVKGSPEILQRLEKELDIEAGDTTDDGKYSLEVVRCLGACGLGPVMTVDGNAHGSLKPEKAVAILQKYN, encoded by the coding sequence ATGACAGAGTGTTGCCAGCAGCAGTCGTGGAGCATGGAAGAGGTGGAACAGATATTAGATGCTTATCAGGGACAATCTTCGGCCTTAATTGAGGTTTTGCACCAGGTGCAGCATGTGGTGGGATACCTGCCCAGAGAGATTCAGGTAAAGATTGCCAAGGCCCTCGATGTTTCCTTGGGTGAGGTTTATAGTGTGATTTCTTTCTATTCAAATTTTAACATTAAACCGAAGGGCAAACATCAGATCTGTGTTTGTAAGGGGACAGCCTGTTATGTGAAAGGATCGCCGGAAATTTTACAAAGATTAGAGAAAGAATTGGACATCGAGGCGGGAGATACCACAGACGACGGTAAATATTCTCTGGAAGTGGTGCGTTGCCTGGGAGCATGCGGATTAGGACCGGTGATGACGGTGGATGGGAATGCCCATGGTTCTCTTAAACCGGAAAAAGCGGTAGCCATCCTGCAAAAATACAACTAA
- a CDS encoding (2Fe-2S) ferredoxin domain-containing protein — MSKITSLLELVDIKKAMLAQMKESDRTKIVVGMGTCGISAGAKETAIALQKEIGERSLDHIQMSITGCIGLCVQEPLVEVQKPGREAVVFKLVDEERARQIIEQYVVNDLLNEDWIVK, encoded by the coding sequence TTGTCCAAAATCACATCCCTTTTAGAATTGGTGGATATTAAGAAAGCTATGCTTGCTCAGATGAAAGAAAGTGACCGTACCAAAATTGTGGTGGGCATGGGTACCTGCGGTATATCTGCCGGGGCCAAAGAGACGGCAATAGCCCTGCAAAAGGAAATCGGCGAGCGTTCTTTGGACCACATTCAAATGTCCATTACCGGCTGTATCGGTCTTTGTGTCCAGGAGCCTTTGGTGGAGGTTCAGAAACCGGGGCGGGAAGCGGTGGTTTTTAAATTGGTGGATGAGGAACGAGCCCGGCAAATTATTGAACAGTATGTGGTGAATGATCTCCTGAATGAGGACTGGATTGTAAAATGA
- a CDS encoding FAD-dependent oxidoreductase, which translates to MKVAIVGSGPAGLTAAYYLAKKGYSVTVFEEKGILGGMLATVIPEYRLPKAKLQAEIDTIRALGVEFKTNCAVGVDKDVSLEELKEQGYQAIFIAVGAHLELKLNQPGEDLEGVISGITFLQNVNLGPVPDLTGKKVTVIGGGNVAIDTARCALRLGAREVHIVYRRKKEDMPALVEEVREAEVEGVQIHTMMNSTEILGQNGKVKALLGIKMRGGNFDLSGRRRSEPIPGSDFCIPTDIVIIAVGQTLKRDFLLGTGVDILEPGIIGVAPKTYLTSVEGIFAAGDCITGPSTVVEAVKGGKKAAANIDRYLGDDGNIIPNIPFERKLSGEIMEREQPRVHMHSLPLEQRFIGFDEVELGFSEEEAVREASRCLRCDVKK; encoded by the coding sequence ATGAAGGTGGCCATTGTCGGTTCCGGACCGGCCGGTCTTACCGCCGCTTATTATCTGGCCAAAAAAGGCTATTCCGTAACTGTTTTTGAGGAAAAAGGAATTTTAGGGGGCATGCTGGCCACGGTCATTCCGGAATACCGGTTGCCGAAAGCAAAATTACAGGCAGAAATAGATACCATTAGAGCCTTGGGTGTGGAATTTAAAACCAATTGCGCCGTGGGCGTGGACAAAGATGTCTCTTTGGAAGAATTAAAGGAGCAGGGCTATCAAGCCATTTTCATCGCGGTGGGAGCTCATTTGGAATTAAAATTAAATCAACCTGGAGAAGATTTAGAGGGTGTGATTTCCGGTATTACCTTCCTGCAAAATGTCAATTTAGGCCCTGTACCGGACCTGACGGGGAAAAAGGTGACGGTGATCGGCGGGGGCAATGTGGCCATTGATACCGCTCGCTGCGCCCTAAGGCTGGGTGCCAGGGAAGTTCACATTGTCTATCGCCGCAAAAAAGAAGATATGCCGGCTTTGGTGGAAGAAGTCCGTGAAGCAGAGGTAGAGGGCGTTCAGATTCACACCATGATGAATTCCACCGAAATACTGGGACAAAACGGCAAGGTTAAGGCTTTGTTAGGGATCAAAATGCGAGGCGGTAACTTTGACTTAAGCGGCCGGAGAAGATCGGAACCTATTCCGGGCAGTGACTTTTGTATCCCGACGGATATTGTAATCATTGCTGTGGGCCAGACTCTAAAACGAGACTTTCTCCTTGGTACCGGTGTCGATATCCTGGAACCGGGAATCATCGGTGTGGCTCCCAAAACTTATTTAACCTCTGTGGAGGGCATCTTTGCCGCCGGGGACTGTATTACCGGCCCCAGCACCGTGGTGGAGGCCGTGAAAGGGGGCAAGAAAGCGGCGGCTAATATTGACCGCTATTTGGGTGATGACGGCAACATCATTCCCAATATCCCGTTTGAAAGAAAACTTTCCGGCGAAATTATGGAAAGAGAGCAGCCCCGGGTTCACATGCACAGTTTGCCTTTGGAGCAACGTTTTATTGGTTTTGATGAAGTGGAGCTGGGCTTTTCGGAAGAAGAAGCAGTGCGGGAAGCTAGCCGTTGTCTGAGATGCGATGTAAAAAAATAG
- a CDS encoding NADH-dependent [FeFe] hydrogenase, group A6, with protein sequence MELVTLKIDNQEVQIEKGKTILDAANQIGIKIPTLCYLKDLNAIGACRVCLVEVEGARTLNASCVTPASEGMVVHTNTPRVQRARRLNLELLLGDHNYNCPACVRNLNCELQDAAQSLGIREIRFERHPSKHGQDTSTPALVRDPEKCILCRRCVSVCDKIQTVEAIVPLERGMKTVIGPAFHDSMADSVCIQCGQCVLVCPTGALHEKENIDEVWEALGDPDKHVIVQTAPAIRVAISEEFGSEPGKVSTGKLVAALKRLGFDKVFDTDFTADLTIMEEGTEFLTRLKEGGTLPLLTSCSPGWINFIETFYPELLDNLSTCKSPQQMFGALAKTYYAEKAGIDPADIVSVSIMPCVAKKFEAQRPEMRDSGYQDVDYVLTTRELARLIKRSGISFDQLADEEYDDPLGISTGAGLIFGASGGVMEAALRTVYEIVTGETLENIDFTAVRGLIGVKEASVPVGDLEVKIAVANGLSNARFLMEKIKKGEADYHFVEIMGCPGGCIGGGGQPIPTTMEIREKRIAGIYEGDSAMSIRKSHENPAVQTLYQEFLGKPLGEKSHHLLHTHYTPQNKF encoded by the coding sequence ATGGAACTGGTTACACTGAAGATAGATAACCAGGAGGTGCAAATTGAAAAAGGTAAAACAATTTTGGATGCAGCCAACCAAATCGGCATAAAAATTCCTACCCTTTGTTATTTAAAAGATCTCAATGCAATCGGCGCCTGCCGAGTTTGCTTGGTGGAAGTGGAGGGAGCCCGTACCTTGAATGCCTCTTGTGTCACTCCGGCATCAGAAGGGATGGTCGTCCACACCAATACACCCCGGGTGCAGCGAGCACGCAGGTTAAATCTGGAGCTCCTTTTAGGGGATCACAATTATAATTGTCCGGCCTGTGTGCGCAATCTGAATTGTGAACTTCAGGATGCCGCCCAGAGTTTAGGCATTCGGGAAATACGTTTTGAACGGCATCCGAGTAAACACGGTCAGGATACCTCCACGCCTGCCTTGGTGCGTGATCCGGAGAAATGTATCCTGTGCCGCCGTTGTGTCAGTGTCTGTGACAAGATTCAAACGGTAGAGGCGATCGTTCCTTTGGAAAGGGGTATGAAAACAGTGATTGGCCCGGCTTTTCATGACTCCATGGCTGATTCTGTCTGTATCCAATGCGGACAATGTGTCTTAGTCTGTCCTACCGGTGCTCTGCATGAAAAAGAGAATATTGACGAGGTCTGGGAAGCCCTAGGTGACCCTGATAAGCATGTCATTGTGCAAACCGCCCCTGCGATTCGCGTGGCGATCAGTGAGGAATTCGGCAGTGAACCCGGCAAGGTCAGTACCGGTAAGCTGGTGGCAGCTTTAAAACGCCTAGGGTTCGATAAGGTTTTTGATACGGATTTTACCGCGGATCTGACAATCATGGAAGAGGGTACGGAGTTTTTGACCCGATTAAAAGAAGGGGGAACATTGCCCCTGTTAACATCCTGCAGCCCGGGCTGGATCAATTTTATCGAAACCTTCTACCCGGAGCTTTTGGATAACCTTTCCACCTGCAAATCACCCCAGCAGATGTTTGGAGCTTTGGCCAAAACTTATTACGCTGAAAAAGCGGGGATCGATCCGGCAGATATTGTCAGTGTCTCCATTATGCCTTGTGTTGCCAAGAAATTTGAAGCTCAAAGACCGGAGATGCGGGACAGCGGATACCAAGATGTGGACTATGTTCTGACCACCAGGGAATTAGCCCGCTTGATTAAGAGGTCAGGTATTTCCTTTGATCAGCTGGCAGATGAAGAATATGACGATCCTTTAGGTATCTCCACCGGAGCCGGCTTAATCTTTGGTGCCTCAGGGGGGGTGATGGAAGCGGCCCTGCGTACTGTTTATGAAATTGTGACCGGAGAAACTCTGGAGAATATTGATTTTACGGCTGTGCGGGGGCTGATCGGTGTCAAGGAGGCCTCTGTTCCCGTAGGGGATCTTGAGGTAAAAATTGCCGTTGCCAACGGTCTCTCCAATGCCCGGTTTCTAATGGAAAAAATCAAGAAGGGCGAAGCAGACTATCACTTTGTGGAAATCATGGGTTGCCCCGGTGGTTGTATTGGCGGCGGCGGGCAGCCTATTCCCACCACCATGGAGATCAGGGAAAAGAGAATTGCCGGAATCTATGAGGGAGACTCGGCCATGTCTATCAGGAAGTCCCACGAGAATCCTGCCGTCCAGACCTTGTACCAAGAATTTCTGGGGAAACCCTTAGGGGAAAAGTCTCATCACCTGCTGCATACCCATTACACGCCGCAGAATAAATTTTAA